A stretch of the Salmo salar chromosome ssa20, Ssal_v3.1, whole genome shotgun sequence genome encodes the following:
- the ret2 gene encoding Retinol-binding protein II, cellular, giving the protein MPADFNGQWVMVTNENFEDIMKAIDIDFATRKIAAHLTQTKVIVQNGDKFETKTLSTFRNYEVNFTVGEEFEEVTKGLDNRTIQTLVTWDGDKLVAVQKGEKANRGWKQWIEGDLLHLDIYVEDKVCKQVFKKKP; this is encoded by the exons ATGCCTGCAGACTTCAATGGACAATGGGTGATGGTCACCAACGAGAACTTTGAGGATATCATGAAGGCCATTG ATATTGACTTTGCAACCCGTAAGATCgctgcccacctgacccagaccaAGGTGATCGTCCAGAACGGAGACAAGTTTGAGACCAAGACCTTGAGCACCTTCAGGAACTACGAGGTCAACTTCACCGTCGGGGAGGAGTTTGAGGAGGTCACTAAGGGACTGGACAACAGGACAATCCAG acACTGGTTACCTGGGATGGAGATAAGTTGGTGGCTGTGCAGAAGGGAGAGAAGGCCAATCGTGGCTGGAAGCAATGGATAGAAGGAGACCTGCTACACCTG GACATCTATGTTGAAGacaaagtctgcaaacaagtGTTCAAGAAGAAACCCTAA